The Blastopirellula marina genomic interval TCCTATTTTAGGTGGCTGCAGTCGCCTTTCGGGTTAGGTCCAGGAGGCGGTGGAAGTTATGGACGATGGCGTGCCAGAGGGCGACCGATTTGGCTTTGATTTGGCCGCGGACGTTGAAGCTCCACAGGCCGCGATTGCGACAGCTTGCGTTGGAGAGTTCAGCGGAACTGGCTCGGTTCTTATAAATCGCTTTCGCATTTTCGGTTCCCATTCGCGCTCGCCATGCTTTGACTCCCTCGCTGTCCCCTTTCACGGGGGCGTGCGGATCTTGCCCTTTCTCACGCTTCTTCGCTTCATCGACGATCGGCAAGTAAGTCGCCGTTCCGTTCGCTTCCAGATGCGTAATCGCCGC includes:
- a CDS encoding transposase, which translates into the protein SRERVARERVERVQAALDARQSLEPKMERREKGSGKNARASTTDPEARKMKMGDGGFRPAFNVQFATTTETGVIVGVDVTQEGTDGGQLLPMYEQIAQRYQQHPQEYLADGGFVNLAAITHLEANGTATYLPIVDEAKKREKGQDPHAPVKGDSEGVKAWRARMGTENAKAIYKNRASSAELSNASCRNRGLWSFNVRGQIKAKSVALWHAIVHNFHRLLDLTRKATAAT